In Curtobacterium sp. L6-1, a genomic segment contains:
- a CDS encoding glycerophosphodiester phosphodiesterase family protein has product MQPLVIAHRGASGYRPEHSRSAYELAVELGADAIEPDLVPTKDGVLVLRHENEVSGTTDVADRPEFRDRRTTKTIEGKRLTGWFTEDFTWAELRTLRTRERLPELRRASRQHDGEDTVLRLEDLLAILDAAPRRVGLVAEVKHATAFADAGFPMASLLDGVLGDAGWRGDDRLTVESFEKGVLREVAALGTGGRLVYLQEARGAAADEVAAGGPAAPTYAAERTDAALAALATEFDGISVDLPTLMAGVDTRAVDDPGPVRSDVVDRAHAAGLAMYTWTLRPENRFLPAVLRRGGDLAAHGDWERWFTSVLRTGVDGAFADHADLAVRARSLVAERAGRA; this is encoded by the coding sequence ATGCAGCCGCTCGTCATCGCCCACCGCGGGGCCTCCGGGTACCGCCCCGAGCACTCCCGCAGCGCCTACGAACTCGCCGTCGAGCTCGGTGCCGACGCGATCGAGCCGGACCTCGTCCCCACCAAGGACGGCGTCCTGGTGCTCCGGCACGAGAACGAGGTCTCCGGCACGACCGACGTCGCCGACCGTCCGGAGTTCCGGGACCGACGGACGACGAAGACGATCGAGGGGAAGCGCCTCACCGGCTGGTTCACCGAGGACTTCACCTGGGCCGAGTTGCGGACCCTGCGGACCCGTGAGCGCCTGCCGGAGCTGCGCCGTGCCTCCCGGCAGCACGACGGCGAGGACACGGTCCTGCGCCTGGAGGACCTGCTCGCGATCCTGGACGCCGCCCCGCGGCGGGTCGGCCTCGTGGCCGAGGTCAAGCACGCCACCGCCTTCGCCGACGCCGGCTTCCCGATGGCGTCCCTGCTGGACGGCGTCCTCGGCGACGCCGGGTGGCGCGGCGACGACCGTCTGACGGTTGAGTCGTTCGAGAAGGGCGTCCTCCGCGAGGTCGCCGCGCTCGGCACGGGTGGGCGGCTCGTGTACCTCCAGGAGGCCCGTGGTGCGGCCGCGGACGAGGTCGCCGCCGGCGGTCCCGCCGCCCCGACCTACGCCGCCGAGCGGACGGACGCGGCGCTCGCGGCGCTCGCCACCGAGTTCGACGGCATCAGCGTCGACCTGCCGACGCTGATGGCCGGCGTCGACACGAGGGCCGTCGACGATCCCGGACCGGTGCGCAGCGACGTCGTCGACCGGGCACACGCGGCCGGTCTCGCCATGTACACGTGGACGCTCCGGCCGGAGAACCGGTTCCTGCCGGCCGTGCTCCGGCGCGGCGGCGACCTGGCTGCGCACGGCGACTGGGAGCGGTGGTTCACCTCGGTCCTGCGGACGGGGGTCGACGGGGCGTTCGCCGACCACGCGGACCTCGCCGTCCGGGCCCGATCGCTCGTCGCGGAACGAGCCGGACGGGCCTGA
- a CDS encoding Bax inhibitor-1/YccA family protein — MAFKPGFDQSPAFNDAGRNAWGAGANAQQGGYPQQAYPQQGGYPQAPYGQTGWGQAPQQPGMSPDQLRDMYDRPSANKVDTDRMSYEDTIVKTLLAFGVLIVGAVAGWNLPPVVWIVGALVGFVLALVNTFKKKPSPGLVLAYAFFEGLFVGGISGMYNTMWDGIVTQAVFGTLGVFAVTLLLFSSGKVRATPKATKFFLVAIVGYMAFSLVNVVLMFTGVTQSAFGLLGVTVFGIPLGVLIGIFVVLMAAYSLILDFDQIKTGVQRGAPRIYAWTAAFGLIVTLVWLYLEILRILAIIASSSRN; from the coding sequence ATGGCCTTCAAGCCCGGTTTCGACCAGTCCCCCGCCTTCAACGACGCGGGCCGGAACGCATGGGGCGCCGGCGCGAACGCACAGCAGGGCGGCTACCCGCAGCAGGCGTACCCCCAGCAGGGCGGCTACCCGCAGGCGCCGTACGGCCAGACCGGCTGGGGACAGGCACCGCAGCAGCCCGGCATGTCGCCGGACCAGCTCCGTGACATGTACGACCGCCCGTCGGCGAACAAGGTCGACACGGACCGCATGTCGTACGAGGACACCATCGTCAAGACGCTCCTGGCGTTCGGCGTGCTCATCGTCGGCGCGGTCGCCGGGTGGAACCTGCCGCCGGTCGTCTGGATCGTCGGCGCGCTCGTCGGGTTCGTCCTCGCGCTGGTGAACACCTTCAAGAAGAAGCCGTCGCCGGGTCTCGTGCTCGCCTACGCGTTCTTCGAGGGGCTCTTCGTCGGTGGCATCTCGGGCATGTACAACACCATGTGGGACGGCATCGTCACGCAGGCCGTGTTCGGCACGCTCGGTGTCTTCGCGGTCACGCTCCTGCTGTTCTCGTCGGGCAAGGTCCGTGCGACCCCGAAGGCCACGAAGTTCTTCCTCGTCGCGATCGTCGGCTACATGGCGTTCTCGCTCGTGAACGTGGTGCTCATGTTCACCGGTGTCACGCAGAGCGCGTTCGGGCTCCTCGGCGTGACGGTGTTCGGCATCCCGCTCGGTGTCCTGATCGGCATCTTCGTGGTGCTCATGGCGGCGTACTCGCTGATCCTCGACTTCGACCAGATCAAGACCGGTGTCCAGCGGGGCGCTCCCCGCATCTACGCGTGGACGGCGGCGTTCGGGCTCATCGTGACGCTGGTCTGGCTGTACCTGGAGATCCTGCGCATCCTGGCGATCATCGCCAGCAGCTCGCGCAACTAG